A single region of the Coregonus clupeaformis isolate EN_2021a unplaced genomic scaffold, ASM2061545v1 scaf3612, whole genome shotgun sequence genome encodes:
- the LOC123490283 gene encoding zinc finger protein 239-like, protein AGERPDSHSDSGKSPSAEPDPETPKPARQHHCFQCEKRFSRSGDLKAHEWTHTGEEPFQCSQCKKRFTVLANLKRHERIHTGEKPYQCSQCGKSFTQRGYLKVHERIHTGEKPYQCSQCGNSFTQIGHLKQHERIHTGEKPYQCSQCGMSFIQLGSLKEHEWTHTGEKPFQCSQCRKSFTVLATLKRHERIHTGEKPFLCSHCGNGFTQRWHLQEHERIHTGEKPYHCSQCKKRFSRVGDLKAHEWTHTGEKPFQCSQCRKSFTVLASLKRHERIHTGEKPYHCSQCGKSFTWLRSLKEHKRTHTKKAPPLLSLCVEGQFPSQRT, encoded by the coding sequence ggcaggagagagaccagactctcactctgacagcgggaagagtccttcagcggaaccagacccagagacgccCAAACCAGCGAGACAACACCACTGCTTCCAATGTGAAAAGAGATTTTCCCGATCAGGGGACCTCAAAGCTCAtgagtggacacacacaggagaagagcctttccaatgttcccagtgtaaaAAGCGTTTTACCGTGTTAGCtaacctgaaaaggcatgagagaatacacacaggagaaaagccttatcaatgttcccagtgtggaaagagttttactcagaGAGGGTATCTAAAagtgcatgagagaatacacacaggagaaaagccttatcaatgttcccagtgtggaaacagTTTTACTCAGATAGGGCACCTAAAacagcatgagagaatacacacaggagaaaaacctTATCAATGTTCCCAATGTGGAATGAGTTTTATTCAGTTAGGGAGCCTGAAGGAGCAtgagtggacacacacaggagaaaagcctttccagtGTTCCCAGTGTAGAAAGAGTTTTACCGTGTTAGCTACCCTGAAAAGGCATgagcgaatacacacaggagaaaagccattCCTATGTTCCCATTGTGGAAACGGTTTTACTCAGAGATGGCATCTACaagagcatgagagaatacacacaggagaaaagccttaccactgctcccagtgtaaaAAGAGATTTTCCCGAGTAGGGGACCTAAAAGCTCAtgagtggacacacacaggagaaaagcctttccaatgttcccagtgtagaAAGAGTTTTACCGTGTTAGCTAgcctgaaaaggcatgagagaatacacacaggagaaaagccttaccactgctcccagtgtggaaagagttttacctggtTAAGGAGCCTGAAGGAGCATAAGAGAACACACACGAAAAAAGCcccaccactgctctctctctgtgtggaagGACAATTTCCCAGTCAAAGAACCTGA